One genomic region from Prevotella sp. Rep29 encodes:
- a CDS encoding site-specific integrase, translating to MTSIKVKFRTSTVDGKEGGLYFQIIHNRVVRQLNTDYKVFAEEWDAESESVIVKGNRSNLLLGIQERLTWDVARLEKVVRSLETERRRFTAEDVITMFHKLTKESSLFTFMHGVIAQLKQLGKVRTSETYTATLNSFMAFREEQDVPLDGISSDLMLLYEAYLKARGVRMNTISFYMRNLRAVYNRAVEKGLTPQNNPFRHVYTGVDKTVKRAIPIKDIKALKELDLSMKPTLDFARDMFLFSFYTRGMSFVDMAYLKKTDLQNGILTYRRRKTGQELTIKWEKCMAEIIAKYPENKTDFLLPIIKEEGNDRRQYDNALHLVNYRLKELSTMLKLQRPLTMYVARHSWASAAKAKNVPLSVISEGMGHDSEATTQIYLASLETSVVDKANKMILGLL from the coding sequence ATGACATCAATAAAGGTAAAGTTCAGAACATCCACAGTGGATGGCAAGGAGGGAGGTCTCTATTTTCAGATTATCCACAATCGGGTAGTCCGTCAGTTGAATACTGATTATAAGGTCTTTGCAGAGGAATGGGATGCAGAATCGGAAAGCGTTATCGTAAAAGGTAACCGTTCCAACCTATTGTTGGGTATTCAAGAACGTCTGACTTGGGATGTGGCCCGCCTGGAAAAGGTCGTCCGTTCGTTGGAAACGGAACGCCGTCGCTTCACAGCAGAAGACGTGATTACCATGTTCCATAAACTGACCAAGGAGTCCTCCCTCTTTACCTTTATGCATGGTGTCATAGCGCAATTGAAGCAGTTGGGTAAAGTCCGCACATCGGAAACCTATACTGCTACACTCAATAGCTTTATGGCATTCCGTGAAGAGCAGGATGTGCCACTTGATGGCATCAGTTCTGATTTGATGCTTCTCTATGAAGCCTATCTGAAAGCCAGAGGTGTACGTATGAATACCATTTCGTTTTACATGCGTAACCTCCGGGCGGTCTATAATCGCGCCGTTGAAAAAGGACTGACTCCACAGAACAATCCATTCCGACACGTCTATACAGGAGTGGATAAGACTGTTAAGCGAGCAATTCCCATAAAAGACATCAAGGCATTGAAGGAGTTGGACTTATCCATGAAGCCAACATTGGACTTTGCGCGTGATATGTTTCTGTTCAGCTTTTACACAAGAGGTATGTCTTTTGTGGATATGGCATATCTCAAAAAGACAGATCTTCAAAACGGTATTCTGACCTATCGCAGACGAAAGACAGGTCAGGAGCTGACCATCAAGTGGGAGAAGTGCATGGCAGAAATCATAGCCAAATACCCTGAAAACAAGACAGATTTCCTTCTCCCTATCATCAAAGAGGAAGGAAATGACCGAAGGCAATATGACAATGCCCTGCATCTTGTCAACTATCGTCTGAAAGAACTATCCACAATGCTGAAACTCCAGCGACCGCTGACTATGTATGTGGCTCGTCACTCTTGGGCAAGTGCAGCCAAAGCAAAGAACGTGCCGTTGTCAGTAATCAGCGAAGGCATGGGGCATGACTCAGAAGCAACGACACAAATCTACCTCGCTTCTTTGGAAACGTCGGTGGTTGACAAGGCAAACAAGATGATATTGGGATTGCTGTAG
- a CDS encoding helix-turn-helix domain-containing protein codes for MPKTRKCAYCGKVFTTNNGMQKYCSEECAEQAKETKKKRQRDFLRAVEPVMVLQQQEYLSFSKAAILLGCTRQYVYKLVEQGKLPASRLSSRMALVRRSDIERMFDANPYNRVLPCTKPKNTTSKKKRPVGDKKQKIQSTSSYSDEVLEYYSGEEVKQIYKVKQSWLYASAKRHQIPMCRIAGRNYYSKKHIDAVFGTTIDTDAIVDWLSPQEVADRYGINLTAVRSYAHRHKIPSKREYGHTYYSQSHFDELRRTDLLEDDNYYTVEQVQQLYGLTKANICHIVKVKHIEKTKVGRLNLLLRSDVERVMEERESVGMVPSGF; via the coding sequence ATGCCAAAGACCAGAAAATGTGCTTATTGTGGTAAGGTCTTCACCACAAACAACGGAATGCAGAAGTACTGCTCAGAGGAATGTGCCGAGCAAGCGAAGGAAACCAAGAAAAAGAGACAACGGGATTTCCTTCGGGCAGTCGAGCCTGTGATGGTACTCCAGCAGCAGGAGTATTTGTCTTTTTCCAAAGCAGCCATCCTTTTAGGCTGCACCCGTCAGTATGTCTATAAACTCGTTGAGCAAGGGAAGTTGCCAGCCTCACGGCTGAGCAGTCGCATGGCTCTTGTCCGCAGGAGTGACATCGAAAGGATGTTTGATGCAAACCCTTATAATCGTGTTCTACCTTGTACGAAGCCCAAGAATACCACTTCAAAGAAAAAGAGACCTGTTGGTGACAAGAAGCAGAAAATCCAATCTACATCATCATATTCCGATGAAGTTCTCGAATATTATTCTGGCGAAGAAGTGAAGCAGATTTACAAGGTCAAACAGTCATGGCTTTATGCATCTGCTAAGCGTCATCAGATTCCCATGTGCCGTATAGCTGGACGGAACTATTACAGCAAGAAACACATTGATGCAGTATTTGGCACAACCATAGACACAGATGCCATTGTCGATTGGCTGTCACCCCAAGAAGTGGCAGACCGCTATGGTATCAACCTTACGGCAGTTCGTTCCTATGCCCATCGCCACAAGATTCCAAGTAAACGAGAGTACGGACACACCTACTACTCTCAAAGCCACTTTGACGAACTACGCCGGACGGACTTGTTGGAGGACGATAACTACTACACCGTCGAGCAGGTTCAGCAACTCTACGGACTGACCAAGGCTAACATCTGCCACATCGTCAAGGTGAAGCACATTGAGAAGACAAAGGTAGGACGGCTTAACCTCCTGCTCCGTTCAGACGTTGAGAGAGTAATGGAAGAACGAGAATCCGTGGGAATGGTCCCCTCTGGATTCTGA
- a CDS encoding site-specific integrase codes for MSNICKTVTLRTRKIKGGEQLSFYLDYYPGYRDESTMKVMRHESLGIYIYAKPKSQREKDYNDRMREKAEALRCRRYESIVNERYDFFDRDKMKGDFLAYFKLKADKKNCKWQHVYKHFARFCNDKCRFDEINVDLCNKFREYLMTAPQTIHTEHKLHINSVAGYWSTFRAVLHTAYREHKIMENPNGFLERIDTIPTEKEHLSKDELVRLANTPCQYPVLKTAFLFACLTGLRKSDIKQLTWENIQPYGDGGMYVTLRMQKTKELVNNPISDEALELIGERGTGLVFVGFADKMTQAPLKNWLKAAGITKKISFHCSRHTFGSLQVDAGTSVYTVQHMLGHKNVSTTQIYAAMADESKRESVNRITLKPMKTVQLKVVGQ; via the coding sequence ATGAGTAACATCTGCAAGACCGTGACCCTCCGCACACGTAAAATAAAAGGCGGAGAACAGCTTTCCTTCTATCTCGACTACTATCCTGGCTATCGGGACGAGTCTACCATGAAGGTCATGCGCCATGAATCGCTCGGTATCTACATCTATGCCAAGCCGAAGTCACAACGGGAGAAAGACTACAACGACCGTATGCGCGAGAAGGCAGAAGCCCTCCGCTGCCGTCGCTATGAGTCCATAGTGAATGAAAGGTATGACTTCTTTGACCGTGATAAGATGAAGGGCGACTTTCTTGCCTACTTCAAGCTGAAAGCAGACAAGAAGAATTGCAAGTGGCAGCATGTCTATAAGCACTTCGCCCGTTTCTGCAATGACAAGTGCCGCTTCGATGAAATCAACGTTGACCTGTGCAACAAGTTCCGTGAGTACCTGATGACTGCACCTCAGACTATCCACACAGAACACAAACTGCATATCAATAGTGTGGCAGGCTATTGGTCAACCTTCCGTGCCGTACTCCATACAGCCTACAGGGAGCACAAGATTATGGAGAATCCCAACGGCTTCTTGGAACGCATTGACACCATACCCACGGAAAAGGAGCACTTGTCCAAGGATGAACTTGTCAGGTTGGCGAACACCCCATGCCAATATCCCGTCTTAAAGACCGCCTTTCTCTTTGCCTGTCTGACCGGACTCCGAAAGAGTGATATCAAGCAACTCACATGGGAAAACATACAGCCATACGGCGACGGAGGAATGTATGTCACACTGAGAATGCAGAAAACCAAGGAACTGGTGAACAATCCCATCAGTGACGAGGCTTTAGAACTGATCGGTGAGCGAGGAACTGGCCTCGTCTTTGTCGGCTTTGCAGACAAGATGACCCAGGCACCTTTGAAGAACTGGCTGAAAGCTGCTGGCATCACCAAGAAAATCTCGTTTCATTGCAGCAGGCATACATTCGGTTCTCTACAGGTAGATGCAGGAACAAGCGTCTATACCGTTCAGCACATGTTGGGTCACAAAAACGTTTCGACCACTCAAATCTACGCTGCGATGGCTGACGAGAGCAAGCGCGAGAGCGTCAACCGTATCACGCTCAAACCGATGAAGACGGTGCAACTAAAGGTCGTAGGGCAATAA
- a CDS encoding ATP-binding protein, which produces MKYPNIIGREVEISTLERLYKSKKSEFVAIYGRRRIGKSYLVSEVYGSKIVFSAVGTYVKDGDKNYETYRKLQLDHFYDSLILSGLDAATTERPTCWREAFLLLRRLLEGIRSRRKVILIDELPWLAGPQSSEMISELGYFWNSWADSQRNIILVVCGSATSWMLDNVIRDYGGLHGRLTETIKLAPFTLAECQKYYRRNGFRLSRYEMCICYMALGGVPFYLDKLRNSQTITENIDRIFFADEKIHQEFLDVYAGLYASKERYVDIVKVLGSQFYGMTQKEISTAIDVKTGGTLTKLLENLMESGIIRAYPRYGKERVETVYQLIDFFSLFYLRFIQGKQAKKGIWNSIHGTPTFYTWAGDTFELLCVEHLPQIQDTLRIASINRNYCWSGKSPDGRGAQIDLLLESKADRTDYLCEMKFTGGKYAITKTDEEDFLNKIEAFAASKMHNKTHSIQLVMITTMGVARGEHASIVNQSVVLDNLFADRLT; this is translated from the coding sequence ATGAAGTACCCCAATATCATAGGCAGAGAAGTGGAAATATCCACGCTCGAACGCTTGTACAAGTCCAAGAAATCCGAGTTTGTCGCCATCTATGGGCGCAGACGCATAGGCAAGTCGTATCTGGTCAGTGAGGTGTATGGCAGTAAGATTGTCTTTTCTGCCGTCGGAACATACGTAAAGGACGGGGACAAGAATTACGAGACATACCGTAAACTGCAATTGGATCATTTCTACGATTCATTGATATTGTCAGGGCTGGATGCCGCTACGACCGAAAGACCTACATGCTGGCGTGAAGCCTTCCTGCTTCTGCGAAGGCTGCTTGAAGGCATACGCTCCCGTCGGAAGGTCATCCTTATTGATGAGTTGCCCTGGTTGGCTGGACCTCAGTCGTCCGAGATGATTTCGGAACTCGGCTATTTCTGGAACTCATGGGCGGATAGTCAGAGAAACATCATTCTGGTGGTGTGCGGATCTGCCACGAGCTGGATGCTTGACAATGTGATACGTGACTACGGAGGTCTGCACGGACGACTCACTGAGACCATCAAGCTTGCACCCTTCACATTGGCCGAATGTCAGAAGTATTATCGACGAAACGGATTCCGTCTGTCCCGATATGAGATGTGTATCTGCTACATGGCATTGGGAGGTGTCCCATTTTATCTTGACAAGCTACGCAACAGCCAGACCATTACTGAGAATATAGACCGCATTTTCTTTGCCGACGAAAAGATACATCAAGAGTTCTTGGATGTTTATGCAGGACTATATGCCAGCAAGGAGCGGTATGTGGATATAGTCAAAGTTTTGGGAAGTCAGTTTTATGGCATGACCCAGAAAGAGATCAGCACAGCCATAGATGTCAAGACTGGCGGAACGCTGACTAAGTTGCTTGAAAACCTTATGGAGTCAGGCATCATCAGGGCATATCCACGCTATGGCAAGGAACGTGTGGAGACGGTCTATCAGTTGATTGACTTCTTTTCACTTTTCTATTTGCGTTTCATACAAGGCAAACAGGCGAAGAAGGGAATATGGAATTCCATTCACGGCACTCCCACTTTCTACACATGGGCTGGAGATACCTTTGAACTGCTTTGTGTGGAACACTTGCCCCAAATCCAAGACACCCTGCGTATAGCCTCCATCAACCGGAATTATTGTTGGAGTGGGAAAAGTCCCGACGGAAGGGGTGCTCAGATTGACTTGCTGCTGGAAAGTAAGGCCGACAGGACGGACTATCTTTGTGAAATGAAGTTCACTGGTGGCAAATACGCCATAACGAAAACCGATGAAGAAGATTTCCTAAATAAGATAGAGGCCTTTGCCGCAAGCAAGATGCACAACAAGACGCACAGCATCCAGTTGGTTATGATTACGACGATGGGTGTTGCCCGAGGGGAACACGCCAGCATTGTCAATCAGTCTGTTGTGTTGGACAATTTATTTGCAGACCGCTTAACTTAG
- a CDS encoding aminopeptidase P family protein produces the protein MKETISNRLAAVREVMRREHLAAFVFPSTDPHNSEYVPDHWKGREWISGFDGSAGTAVVTMTSAALWTDSRYFIAAAEQLGGTEFVLMKERLPETPTVAQWLGEQLRDSDSKEVGIDGMTCAYSMVEGLIGELRKAGGLTLRTNLDILAQVWTDRPSVPLNEVVVQPLNLAGEPAREKISRIRQALRGQHADGMLVTALDDIAWTLNLRGSDVHCNPVFVAYLLISSTKATLFVDRRKLTAEALASLKEAGIDVDDYGNVQKGLKDYFEYNILLDPDSVNYTLYKAASSHRVVAAASPVPAMKAVKNDAEIAGFHEAMLRDGIAMVKFLKWLKPAVAQGGQTEMSIVRRLYELRSEQPLFRDISFDTIAAYQEHGAIVHYEPTEATDMPLKAEGLLLIDSGAQYQNGTTDITRTVALGPLTEEQRRVYTLVLKGHIQLDMLTFPDGASGTQLDALARKDMWAEGYNYLHGTGHGVGSYLNVHEGPHQIRMEYRPAPLHAGMTVTDEPGIYLEGQFGVRIENTLLITPFKETAFGKFLRFEALTLCPIDTEPIVREMMTDEEVQWLNSYHHRVREALSPHLSDEERAWLDEATKAIG, from the coding sequence ATGAAAGAAACGATTAGTAACCGCCTGGCTGCCGTGCGCGAGGTGATGCGCCGCGAGCATCTGGCAGCATTTGTTTTCCCCAGTACCGACCCCCACAACAGCGAGTATGTGCCCGACCATTGGAAGGGTCGTGAGTGGATTTCGGGCTTCGACGGCTCGGCTGGTACGGCAGTCGTGACGATGACGAGTGCCGCGCTATGGACCGATTCGCGCTATTTCATCGCTGCCGCCGAGCAGTTGGGTGGCACGGAGTTTGTGTTGATGAAGGAGCGTCTGCCCGAAACGCCGACCGTGGCGCAGTGGCTCGGTGAGCAGCTGCGCGACAGCGACTCGAAGGAAGTGGGCATCGACGGCATGACCTGTGCCTACAGCATGGTGGAAGGGTTGATCGGTGAGCTGCGGAAGGCTGGCGGACTCACGCTGCGCACCAATCTCGACATCCTCGCGCAGGTGTGGACCGACCGTCCGTCCGTGCCGCTGAACGAGGTGGTGGTGCAACCGCTGAACCTTGCGGGAGAGCCGGCACGCGAGAAAATCAGCCGCATCCGGCAGGCGCTGCGCGGGCAGCATGCTGACGGAATGCTCGTCACGGCGCTCGACGACATCGCCTGGACGCTCAACCTGCGGGGTAGCGACGTGCACTGCAATCCCGTCTTCGTAGCCTATCTGCTCATCTCCTCGACGAAAGCGACACTCTTCGTTGACCGCAGGAAGCTGACCGCCGAGGCGCTTGCCAGCCTGAAAGAGGCGGGAATCGACGTGGACGACTACGGGAATGTGCAGAAAGGGCTGAAGGACTATTTCGAATATAACATCCTGCTCGACCCCGACAGCGTCAACTATACACTCTACAAAGCCGCTTCCAGTCACCGCGTCGTGGCTGCTGCATCGCCCGTGCCGGCGATGAAAGCCGTAAAGAACGATGCCGAGATAGCGGGTTTTCATGAGGCGATGCTCCGCGACGGCATCGCTATGGTGAAGTTCCTGAAATGGCTGAAGCCTGCCGTCGCACAAGGGGGGCAGACGGAAATGAGCATCGTACGGCGACTCTATGAACTGCGCAGCGAGCAACCGCTGTTCCGCGACATCTCGTTCGACACGATTGCTGCCTATCAGGAGCACGGCGCCATCGTGCACTACGAACCCACCGAGGCGACCGACATGCCGCTGAAAGCGGAGGGGCTGCTGCTCATAGACAGTGGCGCGCAGTATCAAAACGGTACGACCGACATCACGCGAACCGTCGCACTCGGACCGTTGACCGAAGAGCAGCGACGCGTCTATACGCTCGTGCTGAAAGGACACATCCAACTCGACATGCTGACCTTCCCCGACGGTGCCAGCGGCACACAGCTCGACGCCCTGGCGCGCAAGGATATGTGGGCAGAGGGGTACAACTATCTGCACGGCACGGGACACGGCGTGGGCAGCTACCTCAACGTGCACGAGGGACCGCACCAGATTCGCATGGAGTATCGCCCGGCACCGCTGCATGCCGGCATGACCGTCACCGACGAGCCGGGCATCTATCTCGAGGGGCAGTTCGGCGTGCGCATCGAAAACACCCTGCTCATCACGCCCTTCAAGGAGACCGCCTTCGGCAAGTTCCTGCGGTTCGAAGCGCTGACACTCTGTCCCATCGACACGGAACCTATCGTGCGCGAGATGATGACCGACGAGGAGGTGCAGTGGCTCAACAGCTACCACCACCGTGTGCGTGAAGCCCTCTCGCCCCACCTCAGCGACGAGGAGCGGGCATGGCTCGACGAGGCGACGAAGGCAATTGGATGA
- a CDS encoding relaxase/mobilization nuclease domain-containing protein: protein MIATARPIAHGQAMTNYATKDFRADIVKVNLLTEDLPPMGMWDEMVLHMNRFKQKFARKPIDKTSIRIEVSPSMNESDGWELDDWRHFTEEFVDELDQVTKTPDDKHKNLVPTNIKNSQYFAALHYDAKSGIPHLHLVVNRIDKDGNINDCHFIGERAVAAAHAINLRHGWKDPMEIRDEHLQQITDDCMEILKSLPRFDWTDYEALLTRRGYKVKLQRDKENVVRGYSIKKGNTSYKSSELGTGRNLMPTKIGDTWQKLHPVQKPMAIQAPKPLDSKKPVTDRPSTAQALSSQAKPIATFNDYRQVFLIDGKQVQLSIPERIYKELDRNIEVPENSNATHGDILKVAMLLFLNYVDAATAMSESYGGGGDAGTGWGKDKDEDELERARRCAKMANWLCKPIVRRWKRGK, encoded by the coding sequence ATGATAGCAACTGCAAGACCCATAGCGCATGGTCAGGCCATGACCAACTATGCCACGAAAGACTTCCGTGCCGACATCGTGAAGGTGAACCTTCTGACAGAGGATCTGCCCCCGATGGGCATGTGGGATGAGATGGTGCTTCACATGAACCGTTTCAAGCAGAAGTTCGCACGGAAGCCCATTGACAAGACGTCCATACGCATAGAGGTTTCCCCATCCATGAACGAGAGTGACGGATGGGAACTCGATGACTGGCGACATTTCACAGAGGAGTTTGTGGATGAACTTGACCAGGTGACCAAAACACCAGATGACAAGCACAAAAATCTTGTCCCGACGAACATTAAGAACTCGCAGTACTTCGCAGCTCTCCACTATGATGCCAAATCAGGGATTCCTCACCTGCATCTGGTGGTGAACCGCATCGACAAGGATGGCAATATCAATGACTGTCACTTCATCGGCGAGCGGGCTGTGGCAGCTGCCCATGCCATCAATCTGCGGCACGGCTGGAAAGATCCGATGGAGATACGGGATGAGCACCTCCAACAGATAACCGACGACTGTATGGAAATACTCAAATCTCTGCCACGTTTCGACTGGACTGATTACGAAGCCCTGCTGACCAGACGAGGCTATAAGGTCAAATTGCAACGTGACAAGGAGAATGTGGTTAGAGGCTATTCCATCAAGAAGGGCAATACCTCTTATAAGTCATCCGAACTGGGCACAGGACGCAACCTGATGCCGACTAAGATAGGAGATACATGGCAGAAACTGCATCCTGTTCAGAAGCCGATGGCTATACAAGCACCAAAGCCATTGGACAGCAAGAAGCCAGTCACGGATAGACCGTCAACGGCACAAGCATTATCCTCACAAGCCAAACCGATTGCCACATTCAACGACTATCGTCAGGTATTCCTCATCGATGGCAAGCAGGTACAGCTGAGCATCCCCGAAAGAATTTACAAGGAGCTTGACAGAAACATCGAGGTTCCCGAAAACAGCAATGCCACGCATGGGGACATTCTGAAAGTCGCCATGCTGTTGTTCCTGAACTACGTCGATGCAGCTACTGCCATGTCCGAGTCTTATGGTGGCGGTGGCGATGCTGGCACAGGTTGGGGAAAAGACAAGGATGAAGACGAGCTGGAAAGGGCCAGACGCTGTGCCAAGATGGCAAACTGGCTCTGCAAGCCGATTGTCAGAAGATGGAAACGAGGTAAGTAA
- a CDS encoding leucine-rich repeat domain-containing protein gives MEAKQLKLTFLLAVLMSMVGAKAFAHDFAVANGDGKAIYYKYKRINNSTEVEVSYRGSSSSSYSNEYSGVVNIPESVTYDGETYPVTSIGESAFSSCKGLTSVTIPNSVTSIGTLAFGYCSGLTEINVDENNTAYSSIDGVVFNKSQTELVCYPGGKQGAYTIPNSVTSIGSKAFSGCSGLTSITIPSSVTSIGSKAFSGCSGLTSVTINSNAIASKTYTSSSSMKDIFGEQVNQYVLGDSVKSIGGYAFYNCTGLTSIEIPNSVTSIGSSAFMLCI, from the coding sequence ATGGAAGCAAAACAACTTAAACTTACATTTCTGCTCGCAGTGCTCATGAGCATGGTTGGAGCAAAGGCATTCGCCCATGATTTTGCGGTAGCGAATGGGGATGGCAAGGCCATCTATTACAAATACAAACGTATTAACAATAGCACTGAAGTTGAGGTTTCTTATCGGGGAAGCAGTTCTTCTTCATATTCGAATGAGTATTCGGGAGTGGTCAATATCCCTGAATCTGTCACTTATGATGGAGAGACTTATCCCGTGACGAGCATTGGAGAGTCTGCGTTCTCAAGTTGCAAAGGTCTGACCTCCGTGACCATCCCCAACTCCGTGACGAGCATTGGAACTCTGGCGTTCGGGTATTGCAGCGGTCTGACTGAAATCAATGTGGATGAGAATAATACTGCCTATTCTTCTATAGATGGGGTCGTGTTTAACAAATCACAAACAGAATTGGTTTGCTATCCAGGTGGGAAACAAGGAGCATATACCATCCCCAACTCCGTGACGAGCATAGGAAGTAAGGCGTTCTCAGGTTGCAGCGGTCTGACATCTATTACCATCCCCAGTTCCGTGACGAGCATAGGAAGTAAGGCGTTCTCAGGTTGCAGCGGTCTGACATCCGTCACTATCAATAGTAATGCCATTGCTTCTAAGACTTACACTTCATCTTCTTCGATGAAGGATATTTTCGGCGAGCAAGTGAATCAGTATGTGTTGGGGGATAGCGTAAAATCTATTGGAGGTTATGCGTTCTACAATTGCACAGGTCTGACATCCATTGAGATTCCTAACTCCGTGACGAGCATTGGAAGTTCTGCGTTCATGTTATGTATTTAG
- a CDS encoding IS1634 family transposase: MYVRKKHNRSGSTSVVVVSKASGKYKEIKSFGSSTSEEEIHSLCDKAAAWIRSFGGQQELDFDDRKGKEVEETERFLSNIDNVLINGTRLLLDQVYDSIGFNRIPDEILRHLVIARVSQPRSKLATVDYLKSYYDEDVDLNHIYRYMDKLYNTQMELAQQISVEHTRKLFGGKIGLMFYDVTTLYFETAQTDVLREPGFSKDGKTAESQVILGLLVSEGGYPLSYSLFNGSQYEGFTMIPMIDDFKQRFNLGKDFVVVADSGLMNKNNVTLLQEAGYNYILGARIKSESASVKQWILSLEKVDKACYDYKRENGERLIVSYSDKRAKKDAYNRDRGIVRLRKAYKTGRITKSQVNKRGYNKFLEISKDIEVVISEEKIAEDCQWDGLKGYITNTDLDAERVIAEYHGLWVVERAFRISKGTLEMRPMFHFTERRIEAHVCICFIAYKVYKELERLIAINKIGMSVDKVLEAAKTITTIRVRMPKNGTYFTKTLFLTEKHLAVKPLFDISGNKS; the protein is encoded by the coding sequence ATGTATGTACGCAAGAAACACAATCGTTCCGGCTCTACAAGTGTGGTAGTGGTCAGTAAAGCGAGTGGAAAGTATAAAGAAATAAAATCGTTTGGCTCCTCTACATCCGAAGAGGAAATACATTCATTATGCGATAAGGCTGCTGCATGGATACGTTCATTTGGCGGTCAGCAAGAACTTGACTTTGATGACCGCAAGGGAAAGGAAGTCGAGGAGACAGAGCGTTTCCTTAGCAATATTGACAACGTGTTGATAAACGGTACTCGGCTTCTGCTTGATCAAGTCTATGACAGCATCGGCTTCAACCGGATTCCCGATGAGATTCTGCGTCATTTGGTAATCGCAAGGGTGTCGCAGCCCAGAAGCAAACTTGCCACAGTAGATTACCTGAAGTCATATTATGATGAAGATGTTGACCTCAACCACATCTATCGCTACATGGACAAGCTCTACAATACCCAGATGGAGCTTGCGCAGCAGATTAGCGTAGAGCACACCCGGAAACTGTTCGGAGGCAAGATTGGATTGATGTTCTACGACGTGACGACGCTCTACTTTGAGACAGCACAGACGGACGTATTGCGTGAACCGGGGTTTTCAAAGGATGGAAAGACGGCAGAGTCACAGGTTATACTCGGTCTGCTTGTATCAGAAGGAGGCTACCCGCTTTCATACTCTCTGTTCAACGGCAGCCAGTATGAGGGCTTCACCATGATACCAATGATAGATGACTTCAAGCAGCGTTTCAATCTGGGGAAAGATTTTGTTGTGGTGGCAGACTCAGGCTTGATGAACAAGAACAATGTCACTTTGCTGCAGGAGGCTGGCTACAACTACATACTTGGAGCCCGCATCAAGAGCGAGAGCGCAAGCGTGAAGCAATGGATTCTCTCTTTAGAGAAGGTTGATAAAGCCTGTTACGACTACAAACGTGAGAATGGGGAAAGACTTATCGTCAGTTATTCCGACAAGCGTGCAAAGAAGGATGCCTACAACCGTGACCGCGGAATTGTCCGATTGAGAAAAGCCTATAAGACCGGACGCATCACGAAGAGTCAGGTGAACAAGCGTGGCTACAACAAGTTTCTTGAAATCAGCAAGGACATAGAAGTCGTCATCAGCGAAGAGAAGATTGCAGAGGACTGCCAGTGGGACGGACTCAAGGGCTACATCACCAATACAGACCTTGACGCCGAGCGTGTCATTGCCGAGTATCATGGACTCTGGGTGGTGGAACGTGCATTCCGTATTTCAAAAGGAACTCTGGAAATGCGTCCGATGTTTCATTTTACAGAACGTAGGATAGAGGCACATGTCTGCATTTGCTTCATCGCCTATAAGGTATATAAGGAACTGGAGCGACTCATTGCCATTAACAAGATTGGGATGAGTGTCGATAAGGTGCTTGAGGCAGCCAAAACTATCACGACAATCAGGGTAAGGATGCCTAAAAACGGGACTTACTTCACTAAGACACTCTTCTTGACGGAGAAGCACCTCGCAGTGAAACCACTTTTCGACATATCTGGCAACAAATCTTAA
- a CDS encoding helix-turn-helix domain-containing protein: MQNENLTFNDLPQVVAQLRDEVMGMRAMLSRQQAESSKPVKENRHKPMTVDEAIEYTHIPRGTMYMKLEDGTIPATKPGRRWILYQDELDKWLETKRRNSVPMTADEENDTILASHKRKPDKHDWQNEADTSPT, translated from the coding sequence ATGCAAAACGAGAATTTGACATTCAACGACCTCCCGCAGGTCGTCGCCCAGCTTCGGGATGAGGTGATGGGCATGAGAGCCATGCTGTCCAGACAGCAGGCAGAGAGTAGTAAACCAGTAAAGGAGAACCGCCACAAGCCAATGACTGTGGATGAGGCCATCGAGTACACGCACATCCCCAGGGGAACGATGTACATGAAACTGGAGGACGGCACCATCCCTGCCACCAAGCCTGGCAGAAGATGGATCCTGTATCAGGATGAGCTTGACAAATGGCTGGAGACGAAGCGCAGGAATTCCGTTCCGATGACCGCAGATGAGGAGAACGATACCATCCTCGCTTCACACAAACGAAAGCCAGATAAGCATGACTGGCAGAACGAAGCCGACACCAGTCCGACATAA